The genomic interval TATCTCCCGGCCTGAAAGGTTTGAGGCAATCCGTTCAAGAGGACAGAAGATCCGGTCCGGAAAATCTCTGTGCCCACCCCGTGATAGACTTTGTCCATATTCTCGAGCTCAGCCCCCAAGCACTCGGCAATGGCTTGGTGGCCCAGACAAATACCGAGAAGAGGCTTTTTTCCTAGATACTTTGAAATGATTTCAGGCATATGCCCGGCTTCCTCGGGAATTCCCGGTCCAGGTGAAAAGAGGATCTTCTCAAATTCAGCTGCTTGAGCAACCGAAATTTTGTCGTTTCGAAAGACTTGGTGAGGCACCTCTAGTTCTCTCAAGATGTGCACCAAGTTGAAGGTGAAGCTGTCGTAATTGTCTAAGACGAGAACGCTCATATTTGCTCTGCTTTTTGAATGGCCTTGCGCATAGCCGCCACTTTATTATCCACTTCTTGAAGCTCGTTTTGAGGAATACTCTCCACAACGACACCAGCACCCGCTTGGAAAGTCAAAGTGTTGTTCTTACTCAGCACAGAGCGAATGATAATCGCGTGATTTACGGAACCGTCAAAGCCGAAAAAGCCAATGGCACCGCCATAGAAGTTTCGGGTGTCACCCTCTTGATCATCAATGATTTGCATCGCCCGGTACTTTGGGGCGCCGGACAGTGTTCCGGCTGGAAAAGTATCGGCAAAAACACGAAGGCCACTTGCGCCTGTTTGCAGAGACCCTTTAACCTTACTCACCATATGAATGACGTGGGAGAAGTACTGGATCTCGGCACATTCTTCGACTTCTACAGCATCAGAATGTCTAGACAGATCATTGCGCGCTAGATCCACCAGCATCATGTGCTCGGCGTGTTCTTTGGGATCCGCCTTTAATCTTTCTGCAGCCTCAGCATCTGACGTGCTATTTCCCGTACGAAGTGCCGTACCTGCAATGGGGTCAATGGACGCGGAACCCGAAGAAACCTGCAATTGCGATTCAGGAGATGAGCCGAATATTTTGAAGCTGCCGTAGTCGAAATAGAAAAGGTAGGGACTAGGATTAATACTCCTTAAGCTTCTATAAACGTTGAAATCATCGCCGCGGAAGCCTTGGTGAAAAGAACGCGAGAGAACCACTTGAAAGACATCTCCACGTTGGCAGTGCTGAATTCCTCGTTCAACCATTTTCAAGAACTCCTCGGGTTCCGTGGAACTTGATTCTTGGCCGATCAGCTCAAAAGAAAATGGCGCACTGTGATTGATCCTCAGCAAGGACTTCAGGCGAGTAAAGGCTTCGTTAGAGGGCTCCAAATCTTCAGAGCCATGCTGTACCAAGTACAGTTCGTTCTTAAAGTGATCGATAACAATCACGAACTCGAACAGCTGATACTTGAGGTCAGGATTGTCCTTTTGCGTGCTGGGGCGATTCACCAACTCGAGATCTTCGAAGTACTGAACCGCCTCGTAGGCGGAATAACCAAACAAACCTTGGGTATGGAATGGAAGTGAGGAGGCAGATGGGCTAAACGACTGAATAAATCCTTCCAACAAGGGCAAAAGCTCTTCTTTTTCTTCCAAAGTCAGTATTTGCTCTTTTTGATCGGGGTATTCCATCCGTACTTCCAAGCCACGAGCTTCGAAACCGGCCATGGGCTGCAGGCATATGAAGCTCAAGCTGTCGGCTTTTGAGTGGTAATCCGAGCTTTCAAGCAGCAGACTATTCGGGAAATGATCCCGAAGCTTGAGGTAGATGCCTACGGGCGTCTGCGTATCTGCGAGCAGCCGCTCATGTATTTGATGTATGTGGTAGTTCTTCATTTTAGGGCATAAAAAAAGCCTGCGAGAAGCAGGCTTTGAATTCGTTTATGTGCATACGTTTAGCGCTTCTCTTCAGGATTGAAAGAAGTCCACCACCAGTTATTTGAAATAGTTCTGTTCATATGCTGGGATAAAAGTAAATCACGAAACATGGATCCGCAAGCACTTTTCGAAAAAAAATGAAAGTTTGTCTTAATCATATTGAAAATCAGAGAATTAGCCTTCTTCAGAACCCTTGAGATCCTGCAAAAGTCCGCTGACATCTGCATCGACATCAGCCAATTTCTTTTGACAAAACTCCAACAACTGCTTCGCGCGTTTCACTTTCTCTGTGAGTTGGTCGACGGTAACGTCGTCGTTTTGAAGGTCGCTTAAAATTGCCTTGAGCTCCTCATAGGCTCGCTCATAGTTCAGTTCTTCGCTCATCGATTTGGGTAATAGTACTGGTAATTTTCTTGTTTATCGTTTCGGTGATCATTTCATCGCCGACCTCAACTTCCGTATCCTTCTTCAACCATGCCCCGTTCACTCGAGTCATGGTGTATCCGAATTGAAGAACTTGGTCCGGAGCTACGGCCCTTAGCCGATAAAGCAAATAACCGAGTTGATCTTGTGCCCTTTGTATTCTGAGCGGTGCCCAGTGCATCAATTGCTCACGAATGAGTCGAAGCTCTCGGGGTGCTTCTGTCAGAAGTCGCTCTCCTTCAAGGGCAATGAGGCGTTTATTCTTTTCCAGGCCCTCACGGGCCGTTGCTACTCTTTGCTGCCCCAACCGAGCCAACAGCTGAGTATCTGTGCCGAGTTGCATCTTTTGCCACTGCAGCGCAGTGCGCGGTTTTTGCTTTAGGATGGAATGCGCCTCCTGAAGACGCGATGATTCCCGATGCCGAACCACCTGTATGGCGGCCTGTAAGGACTCATTCAGATGATTGAGGCGACCAAGGAAATCTGATGCTCGATCAATGAAGTAGTAGGCTAGGGCAGTGGGGGTTTTCACGGATGTATGAGCAACCATATCCGCCACGCTGACATCGGTTTCATGGCCTATTCCCGTCATGACTGGAAGCGGGGAACGAGCAATGGCCAAGGCCAAGGGTTCTTGATTGAACAGATCTAGGTCAATCTTTGAACCACCACCTCTGAGGAGTGCGATGCATTCGTAGTCCTTGAGCTGTGCTTGTTCCAGAGCGGAGATAATTTCTCCTTGAGCTTTTTCTCCTTGAACGAGGGTTGGGAATACGTCGACCCTAAAGTCAAAGCCCCATTCGTTGGTCTGAAGCTGTTGCATGAAGTCTTGAAGTCCAGCACTATCCGGAGCTCCGATAAGCGCGATGCGTTGGATGACTGGGGGGACGGAAAGCGCCTTGTTGGTGTGGAGATGGCCATCGCGCCGTAGGCGCTCAATAGTTTCACGCTTGCGTTTTTCCATGTCGCCCAATACGGCACCCAGGTCAATTTGAAGAACGGTCAGACTCAGGCCAAAACGCTTGCTGAATTGGATTCCGGCGCGGAAGACGATTTCAGTACCGGGCTTCATGAGTGGTTCAAATTCGGACCCGAGCTCCTTTCGGATGGAATCTAGAGCTGTCTTCCAAATCATACCGCGCATTTCTGCCCGGACGACTTCTTCATTGGCGTCGACCAAGTTCAAGTATGCGTGACCACTGGGGGCAATACGGAATTCAGAGATTTCGGCACGAATCCAGAAAAACTTGTCCCCATAAAATTGCTGGATCATGCGTTCCAGGCTGGAACTGATCTCTTCGAGGCGATAAATTTTCTTTTCGTTTTGCGTCTCCGGCATCTGCCTAAAGATAGGACTTCAATTGCAAAACAATGCGGGCCACCGCTGGGCAAACCTCCGTATTCTTGCCGGTCAATTGGAGGATCTGATGCATGTTTTTTCTATTTGTATGGGGGTATTCCCGACAGGCTCTAGGGCGTACAGAATAGATGGAGCAGTAGTTGTCTGGTCCTAAGAATGCGCACGGAGAAGATTGCAACACGTAGTCTCCATCTTCATCCATGCGGAGGTACTGATCAATAAAGGCAGATGGCTTGAGCCTGAGGTGGGCGGCGATTCGGTCAATATCGCGGTCGATAAAAATTGGGCTTGTCGTTTTACAGCAATTGGCACATTCTAGACAGTCGATTTTTTCAAAGGCCTCTTCATGCGCTTCGTGAAATTCATCGTCAAGCCGATTGGGCGTTTTCCTTTTCCACTGAGAGAGCTTCTTTTTAATGCTCTTCTGTTCGCTCTCTGCTTGATCGAGGTATGTCCGGTATTCGGACTTCATGACTTTGAGTTGTCCTCTTCGCGGAAAAGAGGCTCTACAAAGGGGAGTGCAGGGACCTTGGCCTGTTTGGTGATCTTCAAGAAATCCTTAAGCGCAGGATATTGATGCATGGTCAAGTAGTTTCCAAGTTCTTCTTTGCGCTTGTCGTTTTCTTCTGCTTCAATACCAATGAATGGAATATTCAGGTTGTAACAAGACTTAATGTCCCACGTGGCATCGCCTACATAGACCAGGCGCTTGAAGGAATCCACTTTGTTTTCCTTTTTACTCTTTTCAATGGCCTTTTGAACAATGCGATCCCGGGTCAATCCGTCGTCAGCCGTCACAACATCGAGCTGCTTGTAGTAAAACCCAGAGCTTTCAAGTTTGAATTTCGCAGAAAAGCGCCACGATCCCGTAGCAATGATAAAGGCCCATTTAGGATGGGCTTTAATTTCATGCAATAGCGTCTGGATGCCGTCCACCGGTTCAAAGCTGTTGCTCTGATCCTTAAGGGTCTTCTTTAAATTTTTCTTGAAGCGTGCCCGAAACTCGTAGTATTCATCGTAGCTGGGATTGCGGTCCAGGTACTTTTGGTACAGCTCAAAAACAATGGCGCTATCCGTAACGTGCTTGAATTCATTGAAATCTATCCGATCAATTTTTCGATCGAAGATATCTTTGGCCGTGGCTCGAAAGCAGGCTTCATCAACGGGATTGGTTTTGGTAATGGTCCCGTCTATATCGAATATCACAAGATTCATTGGTCCGCCGGAAACGCTTTAGGTTCGGTTTAGGCGGTTAAAATTAAGTGAATTCAAAGAAAAGCGAATATTAAGTTTTCCGAAAGGTGGGCAGGTCCGACCAGATGTCCAAATGATGCTCCAACGTATATTGCTGCTTACCGCTATTTACAAGGCGGTAATTGACTTGAGTATGAAAATCTAAAGGTTGTTTCCGCTCCTTGTACGATTGGAAATGATCCACAAAGCCTGAAAACTCCTGCCCGGGATACATGTCAATTCCAGACTTGAAGAGCTTCAAGCGATCTATACGGCGGTGTATTTTACGGCGACCAACCAAGTATTTTGCACCGAGTATGGGCTTGCTGAAGTTGATGCGTAAATCCTGAACTAATTCGGAACCAAAATTCAAAAGCCTGAAATGCA from Cryomorphaceae bacterium carries:
- the xseA gene encoding exodeoxyribonuclease VII large subunit, with the protein product MPETQNEKKIYRLEEISSSLERMIQQFYGDKFFWIRAEISEFRIAPSGHAYLNLVDANEEVVRAEMRGMIWKTALDSIRKELGSEFEPLMKPGTEIVFRAGIQFSKRFGLSLTVLQIDLGAVLGDMEKRKRETIERLRRDGHLHTNKALSVPPVIQRIALIGAPDSAGLQDFMQQLQTNEWGFDFRVDVFPTLVQGEKAQGEIISALEQAQLKDYECIALLRGGGSKIDLDLFNQEPLALAIARSPLPVMTGIGHETDVSVADMVAHTSVKTPTALAYYFIDRASDFLGRLNHLNESLQAAIQVVRHRESSRLQEAHSILKQKPRTALQWQKMQLGTDTQLLARLGQQRVATAREGLEKNKRLIALEGERLLTEAPRELRLIREQLMHWAPLRIQRAQDQLGYLLYRLRAVAPDQVLQFGYTMTRVNGAWLKKDTEVEVGDEMITETINKKITSTITQIDERRTEL
- the xseB gene encoding exodeoxyribonuclease VII small subunit; the protein is MSEELNYERAYEELKAILSDLQNDDVTVDQLTEKVKRAKQLLEFCQKKLADVDADVSGLLQDLKGSEEG
- a CDS encoding aminodeoxychorismate/anthranilate synthase component II, translating into MSVLVLDNYDSFTFNLVHILRELEVPHQVFRNDKISVAQAAEFEKILFSPGPGIPEEAGHMPEIISKYLGKKPLLGICLGHQAIAECLGAELENMDKVYHGVGTEIFRTGSSVLLNGLPQTFQAGRYHSWKVKGTRLPEHIKITAADKEGSVMALEAEGLHAYGVQFHPESILTPLGKEIIQNFTEL
- a CDS encoding anthranilate synthase component I family protein, which gives rise to MKNYHIHQIHERLLADTQTPVGIYLKLRDHFPNSLLLESSDYHSKADSLSFICLQPMAGFEARGLEVRMEYPDQKEQILTLEEKEELLPLLEGFIQSFSPSASSLPFHTQGLFGYSAYEAVQYFEDLELVNRPSTQKDNPDLKYQLFEFVIVIDHFKNELYLVQHGSEDLEPSNEAFTRLKSLLRINHSAPFSFELIGQESSSTEPEEFLKMVERGIQHCQRGDVFQVVLSRSFHQGFRGDDFNVYRSLRSINPSPYLFYFDYGSFKIFGSSPESQLQVSSGSASIDPIAGTALRTGNSTSDAEAAERLKADPKEHAEHMMLVDLARNDLSRHSDAVEVEECAEIQYFSHVIHMVSKVKGSLQTGASGLRVFADTFPAGTLSGAPKYRAMQIIDDQEGDTRNFYGGAIGFFGFDGSVNHAIIIRSVLSKNNTLTFQAGAGVVVESIPQNELQEVDNKVAAMRKAIQKAEQI
- a CDS encoding YkgJ family cysteine cluster protein, producing the protein MKSEYRTYLDQAESEQKSIKKKLSQWKRKTPNRLDDEFHEAHEEAFEKIDCLECANCCKTTSPIFIDRDIDRIAAHLRLKPSAFIDQYLRMDEDGDYVLQSSPCAFLGPDNYCSIYSVRPRACREYPHTNRKNMHQILQLTGKNTEVCPAVARIVLQLKSYL
- a CDS encoding HAD family hydrolase, which translates into the protein MNLVIFDIDGTITKTNPVDEACFRATAKDIFDRKIDRIDFNEFKHVTDSAIVFELYQKYLDRNPSYDEYYEFRARFKKNLKKTLKDQSNSFEPVDGIQTLLHEIKAHPKWAFIIATGSWRFSAKFKLESSGFYYKQLDVVTADDGLTRDRIVQKAIEKSKKENKVDSFKRLVYVGDATWDIKSCYNLNIPFIGIEAEENDKRKEELGNYLTMHQYPALKDFLKITKQAKVPALPFVEPLFREEDNSKS